The following proteins come from a genomic window of Limnohabitans sp. 103DPR2:
- a CDS encoding ribonuclease P protein component yields MQRLKTRPQFQAALAGGTVSRTPHFALHRLNLPEAKPLASTEDSHIAPLFQTQEVWLGAMVPKRWAKRAVTRNAIKRQIYNVSAQFEVRLPCAAHVVRLRSGFDRQQFISATSPMLKLAVRQELEQLFERAANKP; encoded by the coding sequence GTGCAGCGTTTAAAAACCCGCCCTCAATTCCAGGCCGCCCTTGCCGGCGGCACGGTTTCTCGCACCCCGCATTTCGCTTTGCACCGTCTTAACCTGCCCGAAGCCAAGCCCTTGGCCTCGACCGAAGACTCGCACATCGCACCCCTCTTTCAGACCCAAGAAGTTTGGCTTGGCGCCATGGTCCCCAAACGGTGGGCCAAGCGTGCCGTCACCCGCAACGCCATCAAACGCCAAATCTACAACGTCAGCGCACAATTTGAAGTGCGCTTGCCTTGCGCTGCGCACGTGGTTCGCTTGCGCTCGGGCTTTGATCGCCAACAATTCATCAGCGCCACCTCACCGATGCTCAAACTGGCCGTTCGGCAAGAACTTGAGCAATTGTTTGAGCGCGCAGCCAACAAGCCATGA
- the yidD gene encoding membrane protein insertion efficiency factor YidD yields the protein MIQQLLIGIVKAYRLFLSPWLGSACRFEPTCSVYALDALQQHGAGVGSYLTLKRLGRCHPWCNGGHDPVPEQAPQWLSRLLQHPLTHTSSKKSS from the coding sequence ATGATCCAGCAACTATTGATCGGCATTGTGAAAGCTTATCGCCTTTTTCTCAGCCCTTGGTTAGGATCGGCATGTCGGTTTGAGCCCACCTGCTCTGTTTATGCATTGGATGCCCTCCAGCAGCATGGCGCAGGCGTTGGCAGTTACCTCACTCTCAAACGCTTAGGCCGTTGCCACCCTTGGTGCAATGGCGGCCACGATCCGGTGCCCGAACAGGCACCCCAGTGGCTTTCCCGTTTGTTGCAACACCCGTTAACTCACACCTCTTCGAAGAAGTCTTCATGA
- the yidC gene encoding membrane protein insertase YidC, whose translation MNDIRRTFLWVIFGFSMVLLWDQWQIYNGHKATFFPKPTTATAPAVNAAAPDGVPVASTPAAAAPAGPAQVPGVTAPVAASARERIDVSTDVLKLSFDTEGGSLVRSEFVKFGDIQDDKKPFVLLDESKARVYVAQTGLIGGAFASHKTPMKFTGERALKEGQNELALKFESGDVGGFKLVKTYTLTRGSYAVKVAHQVINTGSVAASPQLYVQLVRDGNKPEGESSFYSTFTGPAIYTDAKKYQKIEFTDIEKNKADFEKTTQQGYVAMVQHYFASAWVLPANTARENFARKVDNNLYAVGMITPFSEVAPGQTKTLDATLFVGPQEEKMLEVITPGLELVKDYGWLTVLAKPLYWLLDRLFGFLHNWGWSIVALVVLLKLAFYWLNAKAYASMAKMKAINPKIMEMRERLKDNPQQMQQEMMRIYREEKVNPMGGCFPIMVQIPVFIALYWVLLSSVEMRNAPWIGWIHDLSAPDPYFILPVVMTLSTLLQTALNPAPPDPLQAKMMWFMPLIFSVMFFFFPSGLVLYWITNNILSIAQQWVINTRMGVPPQFNLPKFN comes from the coding sequence ATGAACGATATTCGCCGCACCTTTTTATGGGTCATCTTTGGCTTCTCCATGGTTCTGCTTTGGGACCAATGGCAAATTTACAACGGCCACAAAGCCACCTTCTTCCCTAAACCCACAACGGCCACCGCACCTGCAGTGAATGCGGCAGCACCTGATGGTGTCCCTGTGGCCAGCACACCCGCAGCCGCTGCACCCGCAGGCCCCGCGCAAGTTCCCGGCGTCACAGCGCCTGTTGCGGCCTCAGCGCGTGAACGCATTGATGTCAGCACCGATGTCCTGAAGCTCAGCTTCGACACAGAAGGTGGCAGCTTGGTGCGTTCTGAATTCGTCAAATTTGGTGACATCCAAGACGACAAAAAACCGTTCGTGTTGCTCGACGAAAGCAAAGCCCGCGTGTATGTCGCTCAAACTGGTTTGATCGGCGGCGCCTTTGCATCACACAAAACGCCTATGAAATTCACAGGCGAGCGAGCGCTGAAAGAAGGTCAAAACGAATTGGCCTTGAAGTTTGAATCTGGCGATGTGGGCGGTTTCAAGTTGGTCAAAACTTACACCCTCACCCGTGGCAGCTATGCGGTGAAAGTGGCACATCAAGTCATCAACACAGGCAGCGTGGCCGCATCGCCACAGCTTTACGTTCAGTTGGTCCGCGATGGCAACAAGCCAGAAGGCGAGTCCTCTTTTTACTCCACCTTCACGGGTCCTGCGATTTACACCGATGCCAAGAAGTATCAAAAAATCGAATTCACTGACATCGAAAAGAACAAAGCTGACTTCGAGAAAACCACGCAACAAGGCTATGTGGCCATGGTTCAGCATTACTTTGCATCTGCATGGGTCTTGCCTGCCAACACGGCTCGAGAAAACTTTGCACGCAAAGTCGACAACAACTTGTACGCCGTTGGCATGATCACACCCTTCAGCGAAGTGGCCCCAGGTCAAACCAAAACATTGGACGCCACTTTGTTTGTGGGTCCTCAAGAAGAAAAAATGCTGGAAGTGATCACGCCTGGCCTTGAGTTGGTCAAAGATTACGGCTGGCTCACGGTTTTGGCCAAGCCTTTGTACTGGCTGCTTGACCGCCTGTTCGGCTTCTTGCACAACTGGGGTTGGTCCATCGTCGCCTTGGTGGTCTTGCTGAAGCTCGCCTTCTACTGGCTCAATGCCAAGGCCTATGCGAGCATGGCCAAAATGAAAGCCATCAATCCCAAAATCATGGAGATGCGCGAACGCCTCAAAGACAACCCACAGCAAATGCAGCAAGAGATGATGCGCATTTACCGCGAAGAGAAAGTCAACCCGATGGGTGGTTGCTTCCCCATCATGGTTCAAATTCCAGTGTTCATTGCTTTGTACTGGGTGCTGTTGTCTTCTGTTGAAATGCGCAACGCACCTTGGATCGGTTGGATTCACGATTTGTCAGCGCCCGATCCTTACTTCATCTTGCCCGTGGTCATGACACTGTCCACCTTGCTGCAAACGGCGCTCAACCCCGCACCACCAGATCCCTTGCAGGCCAAGATGATGTGGTTCATGCCGCTCATCTTCAGCGTGATGTTCTTCTTCTTCCCATCTGGCTTGGTGCTGTATTGGATTACCAACAACATCTTGTCGATTGCACAGCAATGGGTGATCAATACACGCATGGGTGTACCGCCGCAGTTCAATCTGCCAAAATTCAATTGA
- the mnmE gene encoding tRNA uridine-5-carboxymethylaminomethyl(34) synthesis GTPase MnmE: protein MLSRHQDPIIAIATAPGRGAVGIVRISGPKLKAWADMLFGKNLQARQAHYLPFKDDQGEPIDQGLAIFFPGPHSYTGEDVLELQAHGGPVVLQLLLARCMQAASQLDAATGMPLLQGLRLAAPGEFTQRAFLNDKIDLAQAEAIADLIDASTGAAARSASRSLAGDFSKEIHVLRDKLIHLRMLVEATLDFPEEEIDFLQKADAQGQLERLQSQLSKVLERTQQGALLREGIKVVIAGQPNAGKSSLLNALAGAELAIVTPIAGTTRDVVQQTIQIEGVPVHVIDTAGLREGDGIDEVEKIGIQRAWDQIAAADAVLFLHDLTRQHLPEYAQADLQIQNALSTQLPAGVTLIHVWNKCDLAQVAEPISEQTRAATSDVRKVQHDIHLSAKTGQGIDVLRAQLLAAAGWQPATEGLYLARERHVQALKRVQSHLEVADAHLRAQAQSLDLLAEELRLSQSALNEITGEFSADDLLGVIFSSFCIGK from the coding sequence ATGTTGTCGCGCCACCAGGATCCCATCATTGCCATTGCGACGGCCCCTGGCCGAGGCGCGGTTGGCATCGTGCGCATTTCAGGTCCTAAGCTCAAAGCATGGGCCGACATGTTGTTCGGAAAAAATTTACAAGCGCGACAAGCACATTACTTGCCATTCAAGGACGACCAAGGTGAGCCCATCGACCAAGGTTTGGCCATCTTTTTTCCAGGACCCCACTCCTATACGGGCGAAGACGTTCTCGAGTTGCAAGCGCACGGTGGCCCTGTGGTGCTGCAACTGTTGTTGGCGCGTTGCATGCAAGCAGCCAGTCAACTGGACGCCGCAACAGGAATGCCGTTGTTGCAAGGTTTGCGTTTGGCCGCACCGGGCGAGTTCACCCAGCGCGCATTTCTGAACGACAAAATTGATTTGGCCCAAGCCGAGGCCATCGCTGATTTGATCGATGCCTCTACGGGTGCTGCAGCCCGAAGCGCCAGCAGATCCTTGGCGGGAGACTTCTCCAAAGAGATTCACGTCTTACGCGACAAGCTGATTCACCTGCGCATGCTGGTCGAAGCCACGCTGGATTTTCCAGAAGAAGAAATTGACTTCTTGCAAAAAGCCGATGCACAAGGACAGCTTGAGCGCTTGCAATCGCAGCTGTCCAAAGTACTCGAGCGCACACAACAAGGCGCCTTGCTGCGCGAAGGCATCAAAGTGGTGATTGCGGGCCAGCCCAACGCTGGCAAGAGCTCGCTGCTCAATGCCTTGGCCGGCGCAGAGTTGGCCATCGTCACGCCCATTGCCGGCACCACACGCGATGTGGTGCAACAAACCATCCAAATTGAAGGCGTGCCTGTGCATGTTATCGACACCGCTGGTTTGCGCGAAGGCGATGGCATTGATGAGGTGGAAAAAATCGGCATTCAACGCGCTTGGGACCAAATTGCCGCCGCCGATGCCGTTTTGTTTTTACACGACCTCACACGGCAACACTTGCCTGAATACGCGCAGGCCGACTTACAAATTCAAAACGCCTTGTCTACGCAATTGCCAGCAGGTGTTACCTTGATTCACGTTTGGAACAAGTGCGATCTGGCGCAAGTCGCTGAGCCCATCAGTGAACAAACCAGAGCCGCCACATCCGATGTACGCAAGGTGCAACATGACATTCACTTGTCAGCCAAAACAGGGCAAGGCATTGATGTGCTGCGTGCACAATTGCTGGCCGCCGCAGGTTGGCAACCTGCCACTGAAGGTTTGTACTTGGCGCGTGAGCGCCACGTTCAAGCACTCAAGCGGGTGCAGTCGCATCTCGAAGTGGCCGACGCACATTTGCGTGCACAAGCACAATCCCTTGATTTGTTGGCGGAAGAGTTGCGCTTGTCTCAATCGGCCTTGAACGAGATCACCGGCGAATTCAGCGCTGACGATTTGCTCGGCGTTATTTTCTCTAGCTTTTGTATCGGTAAATAA
- a CDS encoding ABC transporter transmembrane domain-containing protein, which produces MAKSAVIDRPAPQSPKSLSGLLPFLKPYRLQIGLAFVFLVMAAASTLVFPVALRQLIDNGLQHPDPGAQAMALRGNFLMLFGVAVALGLFSAARFYTVSWLGERVTTDLRNAVYSHVLQQSPAFFETTPTGEVISRLVADTTLVQTVVGSSLSMGLRNAVMGVGALAMLVWAHPTVMLQLVVTVVLVVWPATMYGRRVRRLSRASQDRVADASSIATEILNAMPVVQSYTAEAREAGRFASATEQGFQTAIRRTRARSVLVAFIIIANAAFLLWGLYQGTQAVIAGELSAGQLGQAVLYVIIFAGAVAVLGETYGDLLRAAGATERLMELLGSTSPVQSPAHPVTSVPPATGSTVAFEGLQFHYPSRPLQAALENFSVQIQAGQTVALVGPSGAGKTTLFGLLLRYYDPQHGQIVLDGVPIQNLSLHDLRQRIGIVPQEPVLFSSSAMDNIRYGKPDATDEEVRAAARAAFADEFIVDLPEGYNTFLGERGVRLSGGQRQRIAIARAMLKNPPLLLLDEATSALDAHSERMVQAALESAMRGRTTLVIAHRLATVQQADQILVLEHGRLVEQGKHAELVQMGGVYAGLAALQFNA; this is translated from the coding sequence ATGGCCAAGTCCGCTGTCATCGATCGACCTGCACCTCAAAGCCCTAAATCTTTGAGCGGCCTGTTGCCATTCTTAAAACCTTACCGTTTGCAAATTGGTTTGGCTTTTGTGTTTTTGGTGATGGCGGCAGCCTCGACCTTGGTGTTTCCAGTGGCTTTGCGCCAGTTGATCGACAACGGTTTGCAGCACCCCGATCCCGGCGCACAAGCCATGGCACTGCGTGGCAACTTCCTCATGCTGTTTGGCGTGGCGGTGGCTCTGGGCTTGTTTTCAGCCGCACGTTTTTACACGGTCAGTTGGCTGGGTGAACGTGTCACCACCGACTTGCGCAATGCCGTTTACAGCCACGTCCTGCAACAAAGCCCGGCCTTCTTTGAAACCACACCCACTGGCGAAGTGATCAGCCGATTGGTCGCCGACACCACCCTGGTTCAAACGGTGGTGGGCAGTTCTTTGTCGATGGGTCTTCGCAATGCGGTGATGGGCGTGGGCGCCTTGGCCATGTTGGTGTGGGCTCATCCCACCGTCATGCTGCAATTGGTCGTCACGGTGGTCTTGGTGGTTTGGCCTGCCACGATGTATGGCCGCCGCGTGCGCCGCTTGTCGCGCGCCAGCCAAGACCGTGTGGCCGATGCCAGCAGCATCGCCACCGAAATCCTCAACGCCATGCCCGTGGTGCAAAGCTACACCGCAGAAGCACGCGAAGCTGGCCGCTTTGCCAGCGCTACAGAACAAGGTTTCCAAACAGCCATTCGCCGCACACGTGCGCGCTCCGTACTGGTAGCTTTCATCATCATTGCCAATGCGGCATTCTTGTTGTGGGGCTTGTACCAAGGCACACAAGCCGTGATCGCCGGTGAGCTGTCAGCCGGCCAATTGGGCCAAGCTGTTTTGTACGTGATTATTTTTGCAGGCGCAGTGGCCGTGTTGGGCGAAACCTACGGTGACTTGCTGCGCGCGGCAGGCGCAACCGAACGCCTGATGGAATTGCTGGGCAGCACATCGCCCGTTCAATCGCCTGCGCATCCCGTCACTTCTGTTCCACCAGCGACTGGCAGCACCGTGGCATTTGAAGGCCTTCAGTTTCATTACCCTTCGCGGCCGCTTCAAGCTGCTTTAGAAAACTTCTCGGTCCAAATTCAAGCGGGTCAAACAGTGGCCTTGGTGGGCCCCAGCGGTGCTGGCAAAACCACCTTGTTTGGCTTGTTGCTGCGCTACTACGATCCACAGCATGGGCAAATTGTGCTGGACGGTGTGCCCATCCAAAACCTCAGCCTGCATGATTTAAGACAACGCATCGGCATCGTGCCGCAAGAGCCCGTGCTGTTCTCTAGCAGCGCCATGGACAACATTCGCTATGGCAAGCCCGACGCCACCGATGAAGAAGTACGCGCAGCAGCACGCGCTGCGTTTGCCGATGAATTCATTGTGGATTTGCCCGAAGGCTACAACACCTTCTTAGGTGAGCGGGGTGTGCGCTTGTCAGGCGGCCAACGTCAACGCATTGCGATTGCGCGCGCCATGCTCAAAAACCCTCCCTTGTTGCTACTCGACGAGGCCACCAGTGCGCTGGATGCACACAGCGAGCGCATGGTTCAAGCGGCGCTTGAATCGGCCATGCGCGGACGCACCACGCTGGTCATTGCGCACCGCTTGGCCACCGTGCAACAAGCCGATCAAATTTTGGTGCTCGAGCACGGCCGCTTGGTCGAGCAAGGCAAGCATGCTGAGTTGGTGCAAATGGGCGGCGTCTACGCCGGTTTGGCTGCGCTGCAATTCAACGCCTAA